A stretch of the Cyprinus carpio isolate SPL01 chromosome B4, ASM1834038v1, whole genome shotgun sequence genome encodes the following:
- the tmem209 gene encoding transmembrane protein 209 isoform X1 gives MTPSKEGMTSLIDKTIKLRREEQARQVVLAWAVLNMSLAGMIYTEMSGKLLSRYYNITYWPIWYIELALASLFSFNALFDFWKYFKYTMAPSTISVSPGQHQLLGLKGSGIQASPPQKQEKKEAPVSVQSSPLQGQNVLSFSPARPSSTSPKFSPSCVSGFSPPLSSTSSAGGPFSPSMAFGKVLNYSPSPSSSPYPSNLGPAEGTSLRARYRTSPSVFNSPGGKEEYIDDLKTLEKFLRTEEEKSHRSQLGSPESTSPRHSPSFWNYSRSVGDYAQSLRKFQYQPACRSQAPSAHKDDTELGSKQAAEEVWARITTSRVVKDSIDSWTAKLRNWINDTILVHLVREIDSVNSQLRRMGCPELQIGEASISSLKQAAVVKASAIPTLNAIVQYLDVTPNQEYLMERIKELAHSGCMSSFRWNGGGDLKNRKWDTDLPTDSAILMHVLCTYLDSRLPPHPKYPDGKTFTSQHFIQTPDKPDVSNENLFCIHQSSTNPPHYQLVYQGHIYSLPKGRNNLFHTILMFLYIIKTKESGMLGRVNLGLSGVNVLWIFGD, from the exons ATGACACCATCAAAGGAAGGCATGACATCCCTCATCGACAAGACCATAAAGCTGAGGAGGGAGGAACAGGCACGGCAGGTTGTCCTGGCATGGGCCGTGTTGAATATGTCTCTGGCTGGGATGATCTATACTGAGAT GTCTGGGAAGCTTCTTAGCAGATACTACAACATAACCTACTGGCCCATCTGGTATATTG AGCTTGCCCTGGCTTCCCTGTTCAGTTTCAATGCACTTTTTGACTTCTGGAAGTATTTCAAGTACACTATGGCCCCATCCACGATTAGCGTCAGTCCGGGACAACATCAGCTTCTTGGGCTCAAGGGCTCAG GGATTCAAGCCTCTCCACCTCAGAAACAAGAAAAGAAGGAAGCTCCAGTCTCAGTGCAGTCGTCTCCCCTGCAGGGACAGAATGTTCTCAGTTTTAGCCCTGCGCGACCCTCAAGCACCAGCCCCAAGTTTTCCCCCAGCTGTGTGTCTGGGTTCAGTCCACCTCTGAGCAGCACTTCTTCAGCAGGAGGACCCTTCTCACCCTCCATGGCGTTTGGCAAG GTGTTGAACTATAGTCCATCTCCGAGTTCTTCTCCGTACCCAAGCAACCTCGGACCGGCGGAAGGCACCAGTCTCCGTGCTCGGTACCGCACTTCCCCGTCAGTCTTTAATTCACCCGGAGGTAAGGAGGAATACATCGATGACCTGAAGACTTTGGAGAAGTTTTTACGTACAGAGGAGGAGAAGAGCCACCGCAGTCAATTGG GGAGTCCAGAGTCAACATCTCCAAGACACAGTCCATCGTTCTGGAACTACAGTCGTTCAGTGGGAGATTACGCACAAAGCCTGAGGAAGTTTCAGTATCAGCCAGCCTGCCGTTCACAGGCACCATCTGCCCATAAAGACGACACAGAGCTGGGCTCTAAACAAGCTGCTGAAGAG GTCTGGGCAAGAATCACAACGAGTCGTGTGGTGAAGGATAGTATCGACAGCTGGACTGCAAAACTAAGAAAT TGGATCAATGACACCATTCTAGTTCATCTAGTCAGAGAGATCGACTCAGTCAACAGTCAGCTCAGGAGGATGGGTTGCCCTGAGCTCCAGATCGGAG AGGCCAGCATCAGCAGTCTCAAACAAGCTGCTGTGGTCAAAGCTTCTGCAATCCCCACCCTCAATGCTATCGTACAGTATCTAGATGTCACACCTAACCAGGAGTATCTCATGGAGAGAATCAAGG AACTAGCCCACAGCGGCTGCATGAGCTCTTTCCGCTGGAATGGAGGAGGAGATCTCAAAAACCGGAAATGGGACACAGACCTTCCGACAGACTCTGCG ATCCTGATGCATGTGCTGTGTACATACCTGGACTCCCGGCTCCCTCCACATCCTAAGTATCCCGACGGAAAAACCTTTACATCCCAGCATTTTATACAGACACCAGATAAACCAG ACGTGTCCAATGAGAACCTATTTTGCATTCATCAAAGTAGCACAAATCCTCCTCATTATCAGCTCGTCTACCAGGGCCACATCTACAGCTTGCCAAAG GGCAGAAATAACTTGTTTCATACCATCCTGATGTTCCTCTACATTATCAAAACCAAGGAGTCTGGCATGCTGGG GAGAGTGAATCTGGGTCTTTCAGGAGTGAATGTACTCTGGATCTTCGGGGACTGA
- the tmem209 gene encoding transmembrane protein 209 isoform X2: MTPSKEGMTSLIDKTIKLRREEQARQVVLAWAVLNMSLAGMIYTEMSGKLLSRYYNITYWPIWYIGIQASPPQKQEKKEAPVSVQSSPLQGQNVLSFSPARPSSTSPKFSPSCVSGFSPPLSSTSSAGGPFSPSMAFGKVLNYSPSPSSSPYPSNLGPAEGTSLRARYRTSPSVFNSPGGKEEYIDDLKTLEKFLRTEEEKSHRSQLGSPESTSPRHSPSFWNYSRSVGDYAQSLRKFQYQPACRSQAPSAHKDDTELGSKQAAEEVWARITTSRVVKDSIDSWTAKLRNWINDTILVHLVREIDSVNSQLRRMGCPELQIGEASISSLKQAAVVKASAIPTLNAIVQYLDVTPNQEYLMERIKELAHSGCMSSFRWNGGGDLKNRKWDTDLPTDSAILMHVLCTYLDSRLPPHPKYPDGKTFTSQHFIQTPDKPDVSNENLFCIHQSSTNPPHYQLVYQGHIYSLPKGRNNLFHTILMFLYIIKTKESGMLGRVNLGLSGVNVLWIFGD, from the exons ATGACACCATCAAAGGAAGGCATGACATCCCTCATCGACAAGACCATAAAGCTGAGGAGGGAGGAACAGGCACGGCAGGTTGTCCTGGCATGGGCCGTGTTGAATATGTCTCTGGCTGGGATGATCTATACTGAGAT GTCTGGGAAGCTTCTTAGCAGATACTACAACATAACCTACTGGCCCATCTGGTATATTG GGATTCAAGCCTCTCCACCTCAGAAACAAGAAAAGAAGGAAGCTCCAGTCTCAGTGCAGTCGTCTCCCCTGCAGGGACAGAATGTTCTCAGTTTTAGCCCTGCGCGACCCTCAAGCACCAGCCCCAAGTTTTCCCCCAGCTGTGTGTCTGGGTTCAGTCCACCTCTGAGCAGCACTTCTTCAGCAGGAGGACCCTTCTCACCCTCCATGGCGTTTGGCAAG GTGTTGAACTATAGTCCATCTCCGAGTTCTTCTCCGTACCCAAGCAACCTCGGACCGGCGGAAGGCACCAGTCTCCGTGCTCGGTACCGCACTTCCCCGTCAGTCTTTAATTCACCCGGAGGTAAGGAGGAATACATCGATGACCTGAAGACTTTGGAGAAGTTTTTACGTACAGAGGAGGAGAAGAGCCACCGCAGTCAATTGG GGAGTCCAGAGTCAACATCTCCAAGACACAGTCCATCGTTCTGGAACTACAGTCGTTCAGTGGGAGATTACGCACAAAGCCTGAGGAAGTTTCAGTATCAGCCAGCCTGCCGTTCACAGGCACCATCTGCCCATAAAGACGACACAGAGCTGGGCTCTAAACAAGCTGCTGAAGAG GTCTGGGCAAGAATCACAACGAGTCGTGTGGTGAAGGATAGTATCGACAGCTGGACTGCAAAACTAAGAAAT TGGATCAATGACACCATTCTAGTTCATCTAGTCAGAGAGATCGACTCAGTCAACAGTCAGCTCAGGAGGATGGGTTGCCCTGAGCTCCAGATCGGAG AGGCCAGCATCAGCAGTCTCAAACAAGCTGCTGTGGTCAAAGCTTCTGCAATCCCCACCCTCAATGCTATCGTACAGTATCTAGATGTCACACCTAACCAGGAGTATCTCATGGAGAGAATCAAGG AACTAGCCCACAGCGGCTGCATGAGCTCTTTCCGCTGGAATGGAGGAGGAGATCTCAAAAACCGGAAATGGGACACAGACCTTCCGACAGACTCTGCG ATCCTGATGCATGTGCTGTGTACATACCTGGACTCCCGGCTCCCTCCACATCCTAAGTATCCCGACGGAAAAACCTTTACATCCCAGCATTTTATACAGACACCAGATAAACCAG ACGTGTCCAATGAGAACCTATTTTGCATTCATCAAAGTAGCACAAATCCTCCTCATTATCAGCTCGTCTACCAGGGCCACATCTACAGCTTGCCAAAG GGCAGAAATAACTTGTTTCATACCATCCTGATGTTCCTCTACATTATCAAAACCAAGGAGTCTGGCATGCTGGG GAGAGTGAATCTGGGTCTTTCAGGAGTGAATGTACTCTGGATCTTCGGGGACTGA